A genomic stretch from Telopea speciosissima isolate NSW1024214 ecotype Mountain lineage chromosome 7, Tspe_v1, whole genome shotgun sequence includes:
- the LOC122668311 gene encoding uncharacterized protein LOC122668311, which translates to MVYALNRSLNRIPLWEDIRSISLSVGSSPWGIGGDFNVVRFSHEKLGGSPIDIQAVTAFNSCLDDSGLNDLRWSGDDLSWHNKRSGIDRVACKLDRVLVNDPWLSSLPSSNAFFDLLGLSNHSPISLFVLPFLSFGPKPFKFFNMWTSHPDFLPVVQAAWGIPVFSFSSPLLAFSKKLKNVKMALKSWNSSTFSNISSSVSSCRDNLSSIQLRLQSNSLNPSLAEEEVLAASELSSSLSLEESFLK; encoded by the coding sequence atggtTTACGCCCTCAACCGTTCCCTTAATAGAATCCCGTTATGGGAGGATATCCGATCCATTTCCCTGTCTGTTGGCTCTTCTCCTTGGGGTATCGGTGGTGATTTCAATGTGGTCCGCTTTAGTCATGAAAAGCTAGGAGGCTCCCCTATCGACATCCAAGCCGTCACAGCCTTCAATTCCTGTCTTGATGACTCTGGGCTAAACGACCTTAGGTGGTCAGGTGATGATCTCTCCTGGCACAACAAGCGCTCTGGCATTGACAGAGTTGCTTGCAAGCTTGACAGAGTCCTAGTTAATGATCCTTggctctcctctcttccttcctccaaTGCTTTTTTTGACCTTCTTGGTCTTTCGAATCACTCCCCCATATCTCTTTTCGTCCTCCCCTTCTTATCCTTTGGGCCAAAACCCTTCAAGTTCTTTAATATGTGGACCTCCCACCCCGACTTCCTTCCTGTTGTCCAAGCCGCTTGGGGTATCCctgtcttctccttctcctcccctcttttAGCCTTCTctaaaaagctcaaaaatgtcaagatGGCTCTCAAGTcttggaattcttccaccttcagcAACATCTCATCTAGTGTCTCCTCTTGTCGGGACAACCTCTCCTCTATCCAGCTCCGTCTTCAGTCTAACTCCCTTAATCCTTCCCTTGCTGAGGAAGAAGTCCTTGCCGCCTCTGAgctttcctcctctctttcccttGAAGAAAGTTTCCTTAAGTAG
- the LOC122669923 gene encoding NADPH:quinone oxidoreductase-like, with translation MASLAVPDINVVALCGSLRKTSYHRGLVRSAIQISQESVKGMKIEYVDISPLPFINTDLEVNGTFPPEVEAFRQKILAADCFLFASPEYNYSVSPPLKNAIDWASRPSNVWAGKRAAIISTGGNFGGGRGQYHLRQIGVYLDLHFVNKPEFFVYAFQPPQKFDGEGNLVDPESKQRLKEVLLSLQAFALEKKGN, from the exons atggcatCTTTAGCTGTACCAGACATCAATGTCGTTGCTCTTTGCGGCTCCCTCCGCAAAACTTCCTACCATCGTGGCCTCGTCCGTTCTG CAATCCAGATTTCCCAGGAGTCCGTAAAGGGAATGAAGATCGAGTACGTCGACATCTCACCACTCCCTTTCATCAACACTGATCTCGAGGTCAACGGCACTTTCCCTCCGGAAGTCGAGGCTTTCCGTCAGAAAATCCTTGCTGCCGATTGCTTTCTCTTTGCTTCGCCTGAGTACAACTACTCTGTCTCCC CTCCTCTGAAGAATGCGATTGACTGGGCATCTAGACCTTCAAATGTTTGGGCTGGTAAGCGAGCTGCCATTATAAGCACAGGAGGAAATTTTGGTGGGGGAAGAGGACAGTACCATTTGCGCCAAATTGGGGTTTATCTTGATCTGCATTTTGTAAACAAGCCGGAGTTTTTCGTGTATGCATTCCAACCTCCGCAGAAGTTTGATGGTGAAGGCAATTTAGTGGATCCTGAATCCAAGCAGAGGTTAAAGGAGGTTCTTTTATCATTGCAGGCATTTGCTTTGGAAAAAAAGGGCAACTGA